A region from the Peromyscus leucopus breed LL Stock chromosome 9, UCI_PerLeu_2.1, whole genome shotgun sequence genome encodes:
- the LOC114696005 gene encoding angiogenin-like, with protein sequence MSLGPLLLVFVLGLVVTPSTLAQNDARYIKFLTQHYDANPKGRDDRYCNRVMADRHLTSPCKERNTFIHGNKNSIKAVCGENGNPYENNLRISISEFQVTTCRHTGGSPRPPCRYRASKDFRRIVIACENGLPVHFDESIISPRQAGPSPRNGSASFLSPLNPEQ encoded by the coding sequence ATGAGTCTGGGCCCCTTGTTGTTGGTCTTTGTGCTGGGTCTCGTTGTGACCCCATCAACTCTGGCTCAAAATGACGCCAGGTATATCAAATTCCTGACTCAGCACTATGATGCCAATCCAAAGGGCCGGGACGACAGATACTGTAATCGTGTGATGGCGGATCGACACCTGACCTCTCCCTGCAAAGAACGCAACACCTTTATTCATGGCAACAAGAACAGCATCAAGGCCGTCTGTGGAGAAAACGGAAACCCTTACGAAAATAACTTAAGAATAAGcatctctgaattccaggtcaCCACTTGCAGGCATACAGGAGGGTCTCCCCGGCCTCCGTGCCGGTACCGAGCCTCCAAAGATTTCAGACGCATTGTTATTGCCTGTGAAAACGGCTTGCCTGTCCACTTTGACGAGTCTATCATCAGTCCAAGACAGGCAGGCCCCTCACCCAGAAATGGCTCTGCTTCCTTTTTATCCCCTCTTAACCCAGAACAATGA